Proteins encoded by one window of Anopheles maculipalpis chromosome 2RL, idAnoMacuDA_375_x, whole genome shotgun sequence:
- the LOC126567836 gene encoding death-inducer obliterator 1 produces MSETNDDSLNFDLGNDDPAILNEDELLLSDDENGIKLDQPDEDFLLEETDDWVTKELASRESEPAPVAVAAAVETVVRKNDGDDSPEQSVPPPSSSNRTLGLASESKSECDESDTVTYDAGYQKSSRLLTDDGEPFAEPVQTGNDSVGADQSRPEIEVSVETASPTTTATDGAAREPSQDFLASESKESLRSTSSSTLDDGSTVASSVEYSSSVQTLAETTSAMSSSSTNNNAPLSEKTTSSEQCDTTSSEDVLYLYSNTNPEHDGSCDTDEQSEKRGWKNEIKNDTRHLPLHGHHLHQHLSGGPPGSAGNRSSRPTGMKHPLLPPQQLMQHSGMVAPNILGPHRPNNFGPMHPGARMDFRPGGGNRQRYPLRPGFGPDMMNQFRGGMGRMNFPGPMPPGMHPGVLMQGPPGGSGPLMPPMRGFPSRGHPYDMARHMPPRLIRPMGNANGPQMYRSVGPPNGGPAGPVKGPYGPTAVSQGGQQGGQIGNPGATVAVAAATAAPLQPQSLLSGTFDPMTVGGGGGAGGAGSGGGGTASANSIPPAPAPVVAGFPQKVLINPNFKGGVEAVKHQLMRDAALSSQQFVAGASARQVSDAELLRQQEEFINKNRIEVEKRRHERSPSRERERDRERDRERARSRDRDRSRERDREHREQRERDHRDREPLRGRSRDRSREREREMRPRSRDRDRDREYSSPPPPRRYHRGGSRDRDFGRPGRRNFGRSRNASRERDDDSRFPKRRKSGDYGENNRGHYDRNDDDEDPETRAYRMEIEKQKATREKMLREKEMRRKRAAEEKLKSRSNEPKPQENTPPKLTPLVVTEKKIITLKKKTTEPVQSEPTARRSPADRTRLDNEPHSSDDRQRHNSELNSEAIELDLLEELLLREPTPEPMPWKPPRVTTSSGQVSTTSGTAMVTTSSSAKAGADGQTAVAAVTVAGKGKSGEAGGGVTVPASSRRIVVMKQSTGERKDAGGGLQQATLATSSTSNRKARIFDRLDKRIGVNEADKRKIQRLVKDN; encoded by the exons ATGTCCGAGACGAA TGACGACTCGCTTAACTTCGATTTGGGCAACGATGATCCTGCCATTCTTAATGAGGACGAGCTGCTTCTATCCGACGACG AGAATGGCATCAAACTCGACCAACCGGATGAAGATTTCTTGCTAGAAGAGACGGACGATTGGGTTACCAAGGAGTTAGCGTCGAGGGAAAGTGAACCGGCGCCTgtggcagtagcagcagcagtagaaacTGTAGTGCGCAAGAATGATGGCGATGACAGTCCGGAGCAAAGTGTACCACCACCCAGCAGCAGTAATCGAACGTTGGGATTGGCAAGTGAATCAAAGAGCGAGTGTGATGAAAGTGACACAGTAACATACGACGCCGGTTATCAAAAAAGTTCCCGTTTGCTTACGGACGACGGTGAACCATTTGCCGAACCGGTCCAAACAGGAAACGATAGTGTTGGTGCGGATCAAAGCAGACCGGAGATCGAAGTGAGTGTTGAAACCGCATCGCCTACTACTACCGCAACGGATGGAGCAGCTCGTGAACCAAGTCAAGATTTTCTGGCAAGTGAATCGAAGGAATCGCTACGCTCGACATCCTCATCTACGCTCGACGATGGCTCGACGGTGGCCTCTTCGGTGGAGTACAGCTCTTCGGTACAAACGCTTGCCGAAACGACCTCCGCGatgtccagcagcagcacgaacaACAACGCACCACTATCAGAAAAGACAACTTCCAGCGAACAGTGTGACACGACCTCATCCGAAGACGTCCTGTATCTGTACAGTAACACTAACCCGGAGCACGATGGTTCATGCGATACGGATGAGCAAAGTGAGAAGCGTGGCTGGAAAAATGAGATCAAAAACGACACCCGTCATCTTCCGCTGCACGGACACCATCTTCATCAACATCTGAGCGGAGGTCCTCCCGGTTCTGCTGGGAATCGTTCTTCACGCCCAACGGGTATGAAAcatcctttgctaccaccgcAACAGCTCATGCAACATTCCGGTATGGTTGCACCCAACATACTTGGTCCCCATCGGCCGAACAATTTCGGTCCGATGCATCCTGGCGCTCGGATGGATTTCAGACCTGGTGGCGGCAACCGACAACGCTACCCATTAAGACCCGGTTTCGGTCCGGACATGATGAACCAGTTCCGGGGTGGGATGGGTCGTATGAATTTCCCCGGTCCAATGCCACCCGGTATGCATCCGGGCGTACTAATGCAGGGACCACCCGGCGGTAGTGGACCACTGATGCCACCGATGCGAGGTTTCCCTTCCCGAGGACATCCATACGATATGGCACGCCATATGCCGCCGCGTCTTATACGTCCGATGGGCAATGCAAATGGGCCGCAAATGTATCGCTCGGTTGGTCCACCGAACGGTGGTCCGGCAGGGCCGGTGAAAGGACCGTACGGACCAACAGCAGTTTCCCAGGGAGGACAGCAAGGTGGACAGATCGGTAATCCTGGAGCAACGGTAGCAGTCGCAGCAGCAACCGCCGCACCGCTGCAACCACAATCACTCCTGTCCGGAACGTTCGATCCTATGACGGTCGGGGGAGGAGGTGGTGCAGGAGGAGcaggtagtggtggtggtggaacagCCAGTGCCAACTCCATCCCACCGGCGCCCGCACCCGTCGTTGCCGGCTTTCCGCAGAAAGTGCTGATCAATCCAAACTTTAAAGGTGGCGTCGAAGCCGTCAAGC ATCAGCTAATGCGCGATGCGGCCCTCAGTTCGCAGCAGTTTGTGGCCGGCGCCAGTGCCCGGCAGGTTAGCGATGCGGAACTGTTGCGCCAGCAGGAAGAGTTTATCAACAAAAATCGCATCGAGGTGGAGAAGCGCCGGCATGAGCGTTCACCGTCCCGCGAACGGGAACGTGACCGCGAAAGGGACCGCGAGCGGGCCCGATCACGCGACCGGGATCGCTCGCGGGAACGCGACCGTGAACACCGGGAGCAGCGTGAACGGGACCATCGGGACCGTGAACCGTTGCGTGGACGATCGCGGGATCGGTCGAGGGAGCGGGAGCGTGAGATGCGACCAAGGTCACGGGACCGGGACCGGGATCGGGAAtattcatcaccaccaccaccaagacGGTATCACCGTGGAGGTAGCCGGGATCGAGATTTCGGCAGACCAGGCAGGAGAAATTTTGGACGGAGTCGGAACGCAAGCCGGGAGCGGGACGACGACAGCCGATTCCCTAAGCGGCGGAAGAGTGGCGATTACGGTGAAAACAACCGAGGGCATTATGAT CGCAATGACGACGATGAAGATCCCGAAACGAGGGCTTATCGGATGGAGATTGAGAAGCAGAAAGCTACACGAGAAAAAATGTTGCGCGAGAAGGAAATGCGCCGAAAGCGGGCGGCCGAGGAGAAGCTTAAATCGCGATCAAAC GAGCCAAAACCTCAGGAGAACACTCCACCCAAGCTGACACCGTTGGTCGTgacggaaaagaaaatcattaccctgaaaaagaaaacaacggaACCGGTCCAGTCCGAGCCGACTGCACGCCGTTCGCCGGCCGACCGTACACGGCTTGACAATGAGCCGCACTCGAGCGATGATCGGCAACGGCACAACAGTGAGCTAAACTCTGAGGCGATCGAGCTCGATCTGCTCGAAGAGCTACTGCTCCGCGAACCGACACCGGAACCGATGCCATGGAAACCGCCACGTGTGACGACCAGCAGTGGTCAGGTGTCGACCACGAGTGGTACGGCCATGGTTACGACCTCCTCGTCGGCAAAAGCAGGTGCCGATGGGCAGACAGCggtagcagcagtaacagTAGCCGGGAAGGGCAAATCGGGGGAAGCCGGAGGAGGAGTGACTGTTCCAGCTAGCAGCCGAAGGATTGTAGTAATGAAGCAGTCAACCGGCGAGAGGAAGGATGCAGGAGGAGGACTGCAGCAAGCAACGTtggccaccagcagcaccagcaaccgGAAGGCGCGCATCTTCGATCGACTGGACAAGCGGATCGGTGTGAATGAGGCCGACAAGCGTAAAATTCAGAGGTTAGTCAAGGATAATTAA